One Balaenoptera ricei isolate mBalRic1 chromosome 16, mBalRic1.hap2, whole genome shotgun sequence genomic window carries:
- the LOC132350479 gene encoding zinc finger protein ZFP2-like: MTVFKGLVSFKDVSINFTQAEWQWLDSAQKILYRDVMLENYSNLVSVGCLIPKPDVISQLEQGEEPWITEVEFSNQSLPEKVWRGQNIQDQQSSQFILIKNKSSRKVNSKCDSYKKSLKYISELMISNRNCVRKMTDEGNLCGKSRFNTKLEELSAEINEYNKNGKDISHNEYLVQLQTLEPDCGFNESGKHFYKADLDSQKRSHGGKKPSNEYENTFTQKSVISIYEKTHKQKPFGSNEHGQSCTVSKVLNQGAHTGEKPFGCDSFGYSSTIIVHQRNQSKETPHEYPQNMNAVIQTAQLTEHQRAHTGQESSEYNECEQAFKISNFKCKRIDTVKKIYEFTECRNALHKKSHFSHIQRTHIEKSYEYNQCCRTFNRKAHLTEHQRIHTGENPYECNECGKAFYNKAHLTRHQRIHTGEKPYECSECGKTFCVKSTLTVHQRTHTGEKPYECIKCGKTFYVKSKLTVHQRTYTGEKPYECTECGISFSHKSTLTEHQRTHTGEKPYVCTECGKTFCVKSKLTVHQRIHTGEKPYECIECGKTFSGNSHLTVHQRKHTGEKPFECTECGKTFSHKSSLVEHQRTHTGEKPYECTECGKTFSSNSNLKVHQRTHTGEKPYECTDCGKTYSHKSSFYEHCRRHSGQKPCECDKCGTSFCHNLVFTKYQRIPKGKKNYEYNLYKKSFLLEGKLHGTSDSTPGRRSL; this comes from the exons GGACTTGTATCATTCAAGGATGTGTCAATCAACTTCACCCAGGCAGAGTGGCAGTGGCTGGACTCAGCTCAGAAGATCCTGTATAGggatgtgatgctggagaactaCAGCAACCTGGTCTCAGTGG GGTGTCTTATACCCAAACCAGATGTGATCTCCCAGTTGGAGCAAGGAGAAGAGCCGTGGATAACAGAGGTAGAGTTCTCAAACCAGAGCCTTCCAG AAAAAGTCTGGAGAGGCCAGAACATCCAAGACCAACAATCCAGTCAGTTTATattaatcaaaaacaaaa GTTCAAGAAAAGTGAACTCTAAATGTGATTCATataagaaaagtttgaaatatatttcagaattaATGATCAGTAATAGAAACTGTGTAAGAAAGATGACTGATGAAGGTAATTTATGTGGGAAGTCACGTTTCAATACTAAGCTTGAAGAATTGTCTGCTGAaattaatgaatataataaaaatgggaaGGATATCAGTCATAATGAATACCTTGTTCAGCTTCAAACTTTGGAGCCAGACTGTGGATTTAATGAATCTGGAAAACACTTTTACAAGGCAGACTTGGATAGCCAAAAGAGATCCCATGGTGGAAAAAAACCCAGTAATGAATATGAAAACACTTTCACCCAAAAGTCAGTCATCAGTATATATGAGAAAACTCATAAACAAAAGCCCTTTGGAAGCAATGAACATGGGCAATCCTGCACAGTGTCAAAAGTTTTAAATCAGGGAGCACATACAGGAGAGAAGCCCTTTGGATGTGATTCATTTGGTTACTCATCAACCATTATTGTACATCAAAGAAATCAATCAAAGGAGACACCCCATGAGTATCCTCAAAATATGAATGCTGTAATCCAGACAGCACAGCTCACTGAACATCAGAGAGCTCATACAGGACAGGAATCCAGTGAATATAATGAATGTGAACAAGCATTTAAGATTTCGAACTTTAAATGTAAGAGAATTGACACAGTGAAGAAAATTTATGAGTTTACTGAGTGTAGGAATGCCTTACACAAGAAGTCTCATTTCAGCCATATTCAGAGAACTCACATAGAAAAATCCTATGAATATAATCAGTGTTGCAGAACCTTCAACAGAAAAGCACACCTCACAGAACATCAGAGGATACACACAGGGGAGAATCcctatgaatgtaatgaatgtggcaaAGCCTTTTACAACAAGGCACACCTCACTAGACATCAGAGAATacacacaggggagaaaccctatgaatgttcTGAATGTGGGAAAACTTTCTGTGTGAAGTCAACACTTACCGTGCATCAGAGAACACACACAGGggaaaaaccctatgaatgtattaAATGTGGGAAAACCTTCTATGTAAAATCAAAACTTACTGTGCATCAGAGAACATACACAGGggagaaaccttatgaatgtacTGAATGTGGGATAAGCTTCAGTCACAAGTCGACACTCACTGAACATCAGAGAACACACacgggagagaaaccctatgtGTGTACtgaatgtgggaaaaccttctGTGTAAAGTCAAAACTGACTGTACATCAGAGAATACACACTGGggagaaaccttatgaatgtattgaatgtgggaaaaccttcagTGGTAACTCACACCTCACAGTACATCAGAGAAAACATACAGGAGAGAAGCCCTTTGAATGTACAGAATGTGGGAAAACATTCAGCCACAAGTCTTCCCTTGTTGAGCATCAGAGAACACACactggggagaaaccctatgaatgtactGAGTGTGGGAAAACCTTCAGTAGCAATTCAAATCTCAAAGTACATCAGAGAacacacacaggagagaagccCTATGAATGTACTGACTGTGGGAAAACCTACAGTCACAAATCAAGTTTTTATGAACATTGCAGAAGGCACAGTGGGCAGAAGCCCTGTGAATGTGATAAATGTGGTACATCATTCTGCCACAATTTGGTCTTTACTAAATACCAGAGAAttccaaaaggaaagaagaactATGAGTATAATCTATATAAGAAATCTTTCTTGCTAGAAGGCAAACTCCATGGTACATCAGATAGCACACCTGGGAGAAgaagtctttaa